aaggaaaaaaagagaaagagtaACAAAATGCCGCGAGATTAGCAAATCCTCTTCTTATTCAGCTGATTTAACAGTACAGTTTAACCATGAACTTCAGGTCCAAAGCTGAAAAATtgaatttctgtcaaaaattaTTAATCATGATAGTTATATTTATCACATGCATCacataagttgttttttctttcattctcaGGTGTTAATAAACgtcttttttcttcatcagtatGAAATAGTTTTAGTAAACTGTTAAAATTctcctaattttattttttttatttgtctcacAGCGTGAGTGCATCTCCATCCACGTTGGTCAGGCCGGTGTCCAGATCGGCAATGCCTGCTGGGAGCTCTACTGCCTGGAGCATGGGATCCAGCCGGACGGACAGATGCCCAGTGACAAGACCATTGGAGGAGGAGATGACTCCTTCAACACCTTCTTCAGTGAGACCGGAGCAGGGAAGCATGTGCCCAGAGCCGTTTTTGTAGACTTGGAGCCCACTGTCATCGGTAAGCAAGATCACTTCTgccacacaaataaataaattgtaaacctaaattaatttgatgtttaatttttctgctcAGATGAGGTTCGTTCTGGAACTTACCGCCAGCTGTTCCACCCTGAGCAGCTGATCACTGGGAAGGAAGATGCTGCCAACAACTACGCCAGAGGACACTACACCATTGGCAAAGAGATCATTGACCTGGTTCTGGACAGGATCCGCAAGCTGGTGGGTGAATTCACACACGGAGCTCTTGAAtttgtttccaaaatgtttaatatggAAGAGCACATCTACATGGTAGGAAATTATAtagaaaaagtaaagttttaatcACCTTATTGTAAGAATAACGAAATGTACTCTGGTAACATGCAGCAttccttgttttttatttgtatcctCAGGCTGACCAGTGCACAGGCCTGCAGGGCTTCCTGGTCTTCCACAGCTTTGGTGGAGGAACCGGTTCTGGTTTCACCTCCCTGCTGATGGAGCGTCTCTCTGTGGACTATGGAAAGAAGTCCAAGCTGGAGTTCTCCATCTACCCAGCTCCCCAGGTGTCCACAGCTGTTGTGGAGCCCTACAACTCCATCCTGACCACCCACACCACCCTGGAACACTCCGACTGTGCCTTCATGGTGGACAACGAGGCCATCTATGATATCTGCCGCAGGAACCTCGACATCGAACGCCCCACCTACACCAACCTGAACAGGCTGATCGGCCAGATCGTGTCCTCCATCACTGCGTCTCTCCGTTTTGATGGAGCCCTGAATGTTGATCTGACTGAGTTCCAGACCAACTTGGTGCCATACCCTCGTATCCACTTCCCTCTGGCCACCTACGCCCCTGTGATCTCTGCAGAGAAGGCTTACCACGAGCAGCTCTCAGTGGCTGAGATCACAAACGCCTGCTTCGAGCCGGCCAATCAGATGGTGAAATGTGACCCTCGCCACGGCAAGTACATGGCCTGCTGCCTCTTGTACCGTGGTGACGTGGTGCCCAAAGATGTCAACGCTGCCATTGCCACCATCAAAACCAAACGCACCATCCAGTTTGTGGACTGGTGTCCCACTGGTTTCAAGGTTGGCATCAACTACCAGCCACCAACTGTGGTTCCTGGTGGTGACCTCGCCAAGGTCCAGAGGGCTGTGTGCATGCTGAGCAACACCACTGCTATTGCAGAGGCCTGGGCTCGGCTGGATCACAAGTTTGACCTGATGTACGCCAAGCGTGCATTCGTCCACTGGTATGTGGGTGAGGGAATGGAGGAGGGAGAGTTCTCCGAGGCCAGGGAGGACATGGCAGCTCTGGAGAAGGATTACGAGGAGGTTGGAGTCGACTCCATTGAGGGtgagggagaggaggaaggagaagagTATTGAAAGAACCACAGAGAAGTCAGGAAAGCAGAAAGTGATTACATGCACTGTGTTCTTGAATGCATTCCAAACAGAGATGTTTGTCCATCAAAGTATCATGTTTGCCGTTTGAATAAAACTCCTGAAATGATCAAGTTTGGCTTTGTTCTGAATAAAATctctgatttaaatttttgtcttgtattcatttaaaaaacctATTTTCAATGTGCTATGAATGCATTGCGTCTGGTACATTGCAGACATGTCAGTTATCTAAATGGTATCAGAAATTCTCagcttttatgttttgcagCATGCTGCCCTCCAGTGGCTACACAGAATAAATATCAATAGTCCCTAcaagattaaaatgtaaaatatttcaaccaagaagtctccaaaaacacaattaaCCATCCTATATTTCTTATGTTGATGAATATGACTCAGAATAGGGGATATGGATGACCAGAGCACTCCCAAAATCCGTTACCTGAGCCCAAGAGAAtatctttaacttttttctttcagtgccATGACGATCTCTGAAACTCTTTCAACACTTCAGTACTATTTAGATGCTCACACACTTGATTAGCAATTATTTTCTCATAGTTTCTATAAGACAGGAAGCTTATGCCTGTAATTTAAGTCACTTTGAAAAATCCAGCCATCCATCTATTTTTCCAACAGCCTTGTCCCCtggtggggtcaggagggctgctggtgtctatctccag
The genomic region above belongs to Xiphophorus maculatus strain JP 163 A chromosome 1, X_maculatus-5.0-male, whole genome shotgun sequence and contains:
- the LOC102217094 gene encoding tubulin alpha-1A chain, giving the protein MRECISIHVGQAGVQIGNACWELYCLEHGIQPDGQMPSDKTIGGGDDSFNTFFSETGAGKHVPRAVFVDLEPTVIDEVRSGTYRQLFHPEQLITGKEDAANNYARGHYTIGKEIIDLVLDRIRKLADQCTGLQGFLVFHSFGGGTGSGFTSLLMERLSVDYGKKSKLEFSIYPAPQVSTAVVEPYNSILTTHTTLEHSDCAFMVDNEAIYDICRRNLDIERPTYTNLNRLIGQIVSSITASLRFDGALNVDLTEFQTNLVPYPRIHFPLATYAPVISAEKAYHEQLSVAEITNACFEPANQMVKCDPRHGKYMACCLLYRGDVVPKDVNAAIATIKTKRTIQFVDWCPTGFKVGINYQPPTVVPGGDLAKVQRAVCMLSNTTAIAEAWARLDHKFDLMYAKRAFVHWYVGEGMEEGEFSEAREDMAALEKDYEEVGVDSIEGEGEEEGEEY